In Brevibacterium zhoupengii, the following are encoded in one genomic region:
- a CDS encoding nitrite/sulfite reductase, which translates to MSAHVDEIKQVPRPGASTRPARPKKSNGQWKVDGQEPLNKNEIDKAADNGLNVRTRIEEVYSKGGFASIDPDDLHGRFRWWGLYTQRKPGIDGGRTAKLEPHELEDEYFMMRIRTDGGALNLEQLRTIAEIAEEFARGSADLTDRQNIQLHWIEIENVPEIWRRLEAVGMQTTEACGDVPRGFLGSPVAGIAADELIDPTPAIEEITRRYIGDPSLSNLPRKYKTAITGHPSQDVVHEINDCSFVAVDHPEHGIGYDLWVGGALSVVPRFAERLGAWVAPDQVVDVWLGVTEIFRDYGYRRLRNKARMKFLLADWGPEKLRDVLETEYLGYRLADGPPPPKPMVSGDHVGVHRQKDGKYFIGTSLVAGRASGTLFHQMADLIEEYGIDRIRLTPMQKILVLDVDEADLDDVVARLDALGLSSRKDLFRRSVMACTGIEYCKLAIVETKQTAIDAVTRLEERLADIDLPHPISLHLNGCPNSCARIQTADIGLKGQIVTTDEGEQVPGFQVHVGGGLASKDRDEAGLGRTVRGLKVTVDGLEEYVEKMVRRFLDGRSESETFSEWAHRVEDEELV; encoded by the coding sequence GTGTCCGCACATGTAGACGAAATCAAGCAAGTTCCGAGGCCCGGGGCTTCCACGCGTCCGGCCCGACCGAAGAAGTCCAACGGTCAGTGGAAGGTCGACGGTCAGGAACCGTTGAACAAAAACGAGATCGACAAGGCCGCAGATAACGGTCTCAACGTGCGCACGCGCATCGAAGAGGTGTACTCCAAGGGCGGTTTCGCCTCAATCGATCCGGATGACCTGCATGGTCGTTTCCGCTGGTGGGGGCTGTACACCCAGCGCAAACCCGGTATCGACGGCGGCCGTACCGCGAAGCTCGAACCCCACGAGCTCGAAGACGAGTACTTCATGATGCGCATTCGCACCGACGGTGGAGCGCTCAATCTCGAGCAGCTGCGCACCATCGCAGAGATCGCCGAGGAGTTTGCCCGTGGCAGTGCGGACCTGACAGACCGTCAGAACATCCAGCTGCACTGGATCGAGATCGAGAACGTGCCCGAGATCTGGCGCCGCCTCGAAGCCGTGGGCATGCAGACGACGGAGGCCTGCGGAGATGTTCCGCGTGGCTTCCTCGGTTCGCCGGTAGCCGGAATCGCCGCGGATGAGCTCATCGATCCCACCCCAGCGATCGAAGAGATCACTCGCCGCTATATCGGCGACCCGAGCCTGTCGAACCTGCCGCGCAAGTACAAGACTGCGATCACCGGTCACCCCAGTCAGGACGTCGTCCACGAGATCAACGACTGCTCGTTCGTCGCCGTTGATCACCCCGAACACGGCATCGGCTACGACCTGTGGGTCGGCGGGGCATTGTCAGTTGTTCCCCGCTTCGCCGAACGCCTCGGTGCCTGGGTCGCCCCGGACCAGGTCGTCGATGTCTGGCTCGGCGTCACGGAGATCTTCCGTGACTACGGCTATCGCCGCCTGCGCAACAAAGCCCGCATGAAGTTCCTGCTGGCCGACTGGGGCCCCGAGAAGCTGCGCGATGTCCTCGAGACCGAGTACCTCGGCTACCGACTCGCAGACGGTCCGCCCCCACCGAAGCCCATGGTCTCCGGGGACCACGTCGGCGTCCACCGGCAGAAGGATGGAAAGTACTTCATCGGCACCAGCCTCGTGGCTGGGCGCGCCTCAGGCACGCTGTTCCACCAGATGGCTGACCTGATCGAAGAGTACGGGATCGATCGGATCCGATTGACCCCGATGCAGAAGATCCTCGTGCTCGATGTCGACGAGGCCGATCTTGATGATGTCGTCGCACGCCTCGACGCCCTGGGACTGTCCAGCCGCAAGGACCTGTTCCGGCGCTCGGTGATGGCGTGCACGGGAATCGAATACTGCAAGCTGGCTATCGTCGAGACGAAGCAGACAGCCATCGACGCCGTCACTCGACTCGAAGAACGCCTCGCTGACATCGACCTGCCCCACCCGATCAGTCTCCATCTCAACGGCTGCCCGAACTCCTGCGCGCGCATCCAGACGGCTGACATCGGACTCAAAGGTCAGATCGTGACCACTGACGAGGGCGAACAGGTCCCCGGGTTCCAGGTCCACGTCGGCGGAGGTCTGGCATCGAAGGACCGTGACGAAGCAGGCTTGGGCCGCACGGTGCGTGGACTCAAGGTCACTGTCGACGGTCTCGAGGAGTACGTTGAGAAGATGGTCCGCCGATTCCTCGACGGACGGTCCGAGTCCGAGACATTCTCCGAATGGGCACACCGAGTCGAAGACGAGGAGCTGGTATGA
- a CDS encoding phosphoadenylyl-sulfate reductase, which translates to MSTTPSRTAAPLPTPTRQRRDIDELKSLAEAGAKQLAGDPDNGVAEANPADVIRWVSRNFDTSTCAVACSMADAALPHYVAQYLPGVDVLFLDTGYHFKETYSTRDEVASKVDVNIVDVLPEQTVAQQDAEFGAELFNRDPGLCCARRKVAPLKKSLAGYELWFTGVRRDEAPTRANTPLVTFDEKNGLVKVNPLAAWSFDDLLDYAGAFDVPVNPLLSQGYPSIGCQPCTNPVAEGEDPRAGRWAGTSKTECGLHV; encoded by the coding sequence ATGAGCACGACACCATCCCGAACCGCAGCACCGCTGCCCACGCCCACCCGCCAGCGTCGCGACATTGACGAGCTCAAGTCCCTCGCCGAGGCGGGGGCTAAGCAGCTCGCGGGCGATCCCGACAACGGCGTGGCCGAGGCCAACCCGGCCGACGTCATCCGCTGGGTCTCACGAAACTTCGACACCTCCACCTGCGCGGTGGCCTGCTCGATGGCCGATGCGGCCCTGCCGCACTATGTCGCCCAGTACCTGCCGGGCGTCGACGTGCTCTTCCTCGACACCGGCTACCACTTCAAGGAGACCTATTCGACCCGCGACGAGGTGGCCAGCAAGGTCGACGTCAACATCGTCGACGTCCTCCCGGAGCAGACCGTGGCACAGCAGGATGCGGAATTCGGTGCCGAACTGTTCAACCGCGACCCCGGCCTCTGCTGTGCCCGGCGCAAGGTCGCACCTCTGAAGAAGTCGCTGGCCGGCTACGAACTCTGGTTCACCGGAGTCCGCCGGGACGAAGCACCGACGCGGGCGAACACACCGCTGGTGACCTTCGATGAGAAGAACGGGCTGGTCAAGGTCAACCCCCTGGCGGCCTGGTCCTTCGACGATCTTCTCGACTACGCCGGTGCCTTCGACGTGCCGGTCAATCCACTGCTGTCGCAGGGGTACCCGTCCATCGGGTGCCAGCCCTGCACCAACCCCGTGGCCGAGGGGGAGGACCCCCGTGCCGGCCGTTGGGCTGGAACCTCGAAAACAGAATGCGGGCTGCACGTATGA
- the cysD gene encoding sulfate adenylyltransferase subunit CysD, whose translation MSIDHTPLSTQKPLSTLDVLESEAIHIIREVAAEFEKPVLLFSGGKDSVTVLHLAAKAFWPAKIPFGLLHVDTGHNFPEILKFRDETAAHYGIDLKVAKVQDYIDDGRLHERADGTRNTLQTQPLIDAIAEGGYDAVFGGARRDEDKARAKERIFSLRDEFGQWDPSNQRPELWNLYNGRHVNGEHVRVFPISNFTELDVWSYIARENIALPHLYYAHEREVFQRDGMWWSTGEFSAPRPEESVIRKSVRYRTVGDMSCTGAVESEADDIASVLAEVAVTTVTERGATRADDRISAAAMEDRKKDGYF comes from the coding sequence ATGAGCATCGATCACACACCACTGTCCACACAGAAACCACTGTCCACCCTCGACGTCCTCGAATCCGAAGCGATCCACATCATCCGCGAGGTCGCCGCCGAATTCGAGAAGCCCGTGCTGCTGTTCTCCGGCGGCAAGGACTCCGTCACCGTCCTCCACCTCGCGGCCAAGGCCTTCTGGCCCGCGAAGATCCCGTTCGGTCTTCTCCACGTCGACACCGGTCACAACTTCCCGGAGATCCTGAAGTTCCGCGATGAGACCGCCGCCCACTACGGCATCGACCTGAAAGTGGCGAAGGTCCAGGACTACATCGACGACGGCCGTCTGCACGAGCGCGCCGATGGAACCCGCAACACCCTGCAGACCCAGCCCCTCATCGACGCGATCGCCGAGGGAGGATACGACGCGGTCTTCGGCGGCGCCCGCCGTGACGAGGACAAGGCCCGAGCCAAGGAGCGCATCTTCTCCCTGCGCGATGAATTCGGCCAGTGGGATCCGAGCAACCAGCGCCCCGAACTGTGGAACCTCTACAACGGTCGCCACGTCAATGGCGAGCACGTGCGCGTATTCCCGATCTCGAACTTCACCGAACTCGACGTGTGGAGCTACATCGCCCGGGAGAACATCGCCCTGCCTCACCTCTACTACGCCCATGAGCGCGAGGTCTTCCAGCGCGACGGCATGTGGTGGTCGACGGGTGAGTTCTCGGCCCCGCGGCCCGAGGAGTCGGTCATCCGCAAGTCGGTGCGCTACCGCACCGTCGGCGACATGAGCTGCACAGGTGCCGTGGAATCCGAGGCCGACGACATCGCCTCGGTCCTCGCCGAGGTGGCTGTGACCACTGTGACAGAACGCGGAGCGACCCGCGCCGACGACCGGATCTCGGCCGCGGCGATGGAAGACCGCAAGAAGGACGGATACTTCTGA